The nucleotide sequence CGTCCAGGCGTACGTGAACGTGGCCACCCTTAGACAAGCGATGGTCGAGGGTGACCGGGTGCACTGCATGGTCACGCGCGGGGGCGACGCGGTGAACGTGGTGCCCGCCCACACCAGTTCCACGTGGCTGATCCGCTCGTCCAGCGTCGAGAGGCTCGACGAACTAATCCCGAAGGTTCAGGCCTGCTTCGAGGGTGCGGCCACCGCCACCGGCTGTCGCCTGGCCTGGACGCGCACTGACCATCCGTACGACAACATGCGGAACAATCAGGTGATGACCGGCCTGTACTCGACCAACTCGGAGAGCATGGGCCGACCGATGCCTACCGAGGCGGAAATCGGTCGCAGCGGCGGTTCATCCGACATGGGCAACGTCAGCCAGGTGGTCCCGTCGATCCACCCGATGCTCGGAATCCAGTCGGGCGACGCCGTGAACCACCAGCCCGAGTTTGCCGACCACACTGTGTCAACCCACGGGATGCAGGCCATCCGCGATGGGGCGTTGTCGATGGCTTACACGATCATCGACATGGCTGAACAGGACGTCTGGGAACGACTCGGAGAATGACCAGCCGACCGTGAACAGCCCGCAACCGGTCCTTCAGGTCTCCGACCTGACGACCCGGTTCAATACGGAGGATGGCACTGTCCACGCCGTCAACGGCATGTCGTTCGACCTGGCCGATGGCGAGGTGGTCGGCATCGTTGGCGAGAGCGGGTCGGGCAAGAGCGTGTCCATGATGTCGTTGCTCCGCCTGATTCCTATGCCCCCCGGGGAGATCGTCGACGGTGAGGCGATCTTCGAGGACGCCGACCTCCTTTCCATGAGCCTTGACGATCTGCGAAAGGTCCGCGGCGGGAGAATCGGCTTCATCTTCCAGGATCCAATGACATCGCTGAACCCGGTGCTTACCGTCGGCTACCAGATCACAGAGTCTCTGACAGTCCACCAGCCGGGTCGTGCCTCGGAGTTGCGAGAGCGAGCCCTGGATCTCCTAAAACTGGTCGGGATCCCGTCGCCGGAGCAACGCCTACAGAGCTTTCCCCATGAGCTCTCGGGCGGGATGAGGCAGCGGGTGATGATCGCTGTAGCTCTGGCCTGTCGCCCCCGAATCCTGGTCGCCGACGAGCCGACTACGGCCCTCGACGTCACGATCCAGGCCCAGATCCTCGAACTGGTGAAGGACCTGCGCGAGAAGTTGGGCATGGCGGTGATCTGGATCACCCACGATCTGGGTGTAGTAGCTGGCCTCGTAGATCGCGTGCTGGTCATGTACGGCGGCCAGATCGTCGAGGAAGCCCCGGTCGACGAGTTCTACGCTGAACCCCGCCACCCGTACTCCCAGGGGCTCCTGGCCTCGTTGCCGTCGGCTGCCATGCCGGGACAGAGGTTGGTCAACATCGTCGGGCAGCCTCCGGACCTGCGCTCGCCGCCGACAAGCTGTTCTTTCGCCCCGCGGTGCCCTCATGTCTTCGACCGGTGCCTGCAGGAGAACCCGACCCTGGTGCAGGTGTCGGCGACCCGTCGGCTGGCCTGCTGGCTAGACAGCGGCAGGGATGGACCCAATCATGGCCGTTGATACGGGGGCGGCAGTGCCGGTTGCCAGTGTCTCCCGGTCTAAGCCAGTCGGGAACGAGGTGCTGGTCAGCGTCCGGGGGCTGAAGAAGCACTTTCCGGTGACCAAGGGCGTGTTCCGTCGCAAAGTCGGAGCGGTAAGGGCCGTCGACGGTGTGTCGTTCGACATCCGCCGTGGCGAGACCCTCGGGCTGGTCGGAGAGTCCGGGTCCGGTAAGTCCACTATCGGCCGCACCATGCTCCAACTTGAGAAGGCAACCGAGGGGAGTGTGGTGTTTGACGGCATCGAGCTGGTTGGCCTGGCCGCCGGCGCCCTACGCCGCACCCGGCCCCGCATGCAGATGGTGTTCCAGGATCCGCACGCCTCGCTGAACCCCCGGATGACAGTCAGCTCGATTGTCGGCGAGCCCCTACTGGAGCACGGAAAGTCGTCGTCTAGGGAGCGTCAGGAACGAGTGGAAGAACTGCTGGGCCTGGTCGGCCTCGACCCGACGCACGCCAACCGCTATCCACACGAATTCTCGGGTGGACAGCGACAACGGATTGGCATCGCCAGGGCAATCGCCCTGAACCCTGACTTCATCGTCTGCGACGAACCCATCGCCGCACTCGACGTGTCCATCCAAGCCCAGGTTGTCAACCTCATGGAACACCTACAGGACCTCCTGGGCCTCACGTACCTCTTCATCTCCCACGACCTGGGCATGGTCCGCCATATTG is from Acidimicrobiales bacterium and encodes:
- a CDS encoding ABC transporter ATP-binding protein, with protein sequence MNSPQPVLQVSDLTTRFNTEDGTVHAVNGMSFDLADGEVVGIVGESGSGKSVSMMSLLRLIPMPPGEIVDGEAIFEDADLLSMSLDDLRKVRGGRIGFIFQDPMTSLNPVLTVGYQITESLTVHQPGRASELRERALDLLKLVGIPSPEQRLQSFPHELSGGMRQRVMIAVALACRPRILVADEPTTALDVTIQAQILELVKDLREKLGMAVIWITHDLGVVAGLVDRVLVMYGGQIVEEAPVDEFYAEPRHPYSQGLLASLPSAAMPGQRLVNIVGQPPDLRSPPTSCSFAPRCPHVFDRCLQENPTLVQVSATRRLACWLDSGRDGPNHGR
- a CDS encoding ATP-binding cassette domain-containing protein, encoding MAVDTGAAVPVASVSRSKPVGNEVLVSVRGLKKHFPVTKGVFRRKVGAVRAVDGVSFDIRRGETLGLVGESGSGKSTIGRTMLQLEKATEGSVVFDGIELVGLAAGALRRTRPRMQMVFQDPHASLNPRMTVSSIVGEPLLEHGKSSSRERQERVEELLGLVGLDPTHANRYPHEFSGGQRQRIGIARAIALNPDFIVCDEPIAALDVSIQAQVVNLMEHLQDLLGLTYLFISHDLGMVRHIADRVAVMYLGHIMELADVDDLYGDPRHPYTRALQSSAPVPDPVVEATRVKIILEGDIPSPSNPPPGCPFNTRCPDAVDRCHEEIPAWREVAPGHGVACHLADG